One stretch of Rhipicephalus sanguineus isolate Rsan-2018 chromosome 10, BIME_Rsan_1.4, whole genome shotgun sequence DNA includes these proteins:
- the LOC119406688 gene encoding ubiquitin-conjugating enzyme E2 Z-like, with translation MAPPKVRFTTSGGGASLHPFFYTNGTVSLSISGTYAGPQWSSTQSLSSLLLSIQSLLTERPCYEQPFKRHTNKQDDRKEAEDYNTFVRYEVIKESVCGTVERRLQGNYSYPPALQRKVLKLFLENYANYERCVNQDNNLSGTPIKNPFSGGLGMYDHEALAGRLRNLKTNVETRIQSNDLGAVF, from the coding sequence ATGGCACCTCCGAAGGTTCGTTTTACAACGTCGGGCGGAGGCGCCTCTCTTCATCCGTTCTTCTACACGAACGGGACCGTGTCCTTGAGCATTTCAGGAACGTACGCTGGTCCCCAGTGGTCATCTACTCAGAGTTTGAGCAGCCTGCTACTGTCCATTCAGTCACTGTTGACGGAACGGCCCTGTTATGAACAGCCATTCAAGAGGCACACCAACAAGCAAGATGACCGAAAGGAAGCAGAGGACTACAACACGTTCGTCAGGTATGAGGTTATCAAAGAATCAGTTTGCGGCACTGTGGAACGCCGCCTTCAGGGCAATTACTCGTACCCGCCGGCTCTTCAGCGCAAAGTGTTGAAGCTCTTCTTGGAAAACTATGCCAATTACGAACGGTGTGTGAACCAGGACAACAACCTCTCCGGCACCCCAATAAAGAATCCCTTTAGCGGTGGTCTTGGAATGTACGACCATGAAGCACTCGCAGGCCGACTGAGGAATCTCAAGACAAATGTAGAGACGAGGATACAGTCCAATGATCTAGGGGCCGTCTTTTGA